DNA from Mucilaginibacter mallensis:
ACCGGCCGTAATGACTGGTCATCTACGCTGCCGGCCGCTAACCGTTCATTCTTCTATCCTTCGGTAAGTACAAGCTTTATATTCAGCGAATTTTTTAATATCCCGCAAAACATCATGAGTTTTGGCAAGTTCAGGGCATCAATAGCCCAGGTAGGTAATGATACCAGCCCGTATAACACCATGGGGTCTTTTTCCACTGTTTCAACCCCCTTTAATGGCTTGCCGCTTGTAGATTATGACCAGGTATTAAGGAATAGTAACCTGAAGCCTGAAAGTACCACATCAACCGAACTTGGGCTTGAGCTTAAGTTTTTACATGATCGTATATCTTTTGACGGATCGGTTTATAGTAAGAAAACAACAAACCAGATTTTACAGGGAGCAATAAATCCTGCATCCGGATATAGTACGCAGTTTATAAATGCCGGGGAGGTTACCAATAAAGGGGTTGAAATATCGATAAATGCAACTCCTATAAGAACCGAAAATTTTAGCTGGGATCTCACCACCAATGCTTCAATGAACCGGAATATGGTAGTTTCATTAAGCCCAGGCTTAACGCAGTTTAAGTTAGGGGGAGCTTTGCTGACAAGTGTTTATGCAGAGGTTGGCCAGCCTATAGGAACCATAAGGGCAGAGGATCAGGCGAAAGACGCCCAGGGAAATGTTATTATCCAAAAAACTTCAGGTATACCATATAGCGAAAGTACACCATTTACTACTGATGGTAAAGCTACGCCGATACTTGGCAACTTCCAGCCTAAAGCATTGGGTTCATTCGGTTCAACGTTCAGGTACAAATCATTTGATTTTAACTTTTTACTTACCGGAAGGTGGGGTGGTCAGATATTTTCAGGAAGCTACTGGAGAGCCGACCAAAACGGCGTAACAACAGAGAGCTTGGGCGGAAGGCAGGCATGGTTGTTATCAAATGAAATATACGGAGAAGGCACACTCCAGCAAAATGGTACAACTACATTATATGGTCTGCCATATCCTGACGCATCGCGACCTAAAGGTTCCATCTTCGTTGGCTATTACCCTGAGACGGATAAAAATGGAAACATTATATATGATAAGAATGGTAATATGATAGCAGACAAGTCTAAGCCAAATACACAGTATATAAACCCGCAAACTTATTGGCAGCGCGCTTACCATATTAACAGTGAATTGGTTTTTGATGACTCCTATATTAAACTGACCCAGGTGATAATTGGTTACAATGTTCCAAAAACGCTTTTGAGAAGAACCGTGTTCAAAAGCGCCAGGATATCATTAGTAGGGCGTAATATCTGGACCATTTTACAAAATACACCAAAGGGGATTGATCCGGAGTCTGCAAACTCATCAGGAAACGCGCAGGGCTTAGAATTGGGTGGCGCTCTTCCATATGCTACTTACGGCGTTGATTTAAAATTTTCACTATAAAACAACTATGAAAAAGATAATATACATGGCTGGCGTTTTGCTGATTTGCCTCTCGTCATGCACTAAAAATTTTGATAAGCTAAATACGAATCCTAATACATTTCTCTCACCTGATTTTGATCCGGTAATGTCCTATGTTTTTAAACAAACTACAGATCAGATGGAGAATGATAACTGGGGTTATTTCTGGGAATATGGTCACATTATTGACCCCTATGCCGAACGCTACCTTACAGGTGATAACAGCCGGTGGAATACCTATTACATTAATGTACTTGGAAATCTCAGACAACTTAAAAAATTATATGGAACTAACCCTGGTTTTACAAACAGGATGGCAATTGCTCAGATATGGGAATGTTATATATATTACCAACTTGTAGCTACCTATGGTCCTGTTCCTTATAGCCAGGCGGGAGCTACCACGCCGGTTATACTGTATGATGATGAAAATACAATTTATACAGCATTGCTGACTAAATTAAAGGCTGCATCTACCGCTATAGTATTAACAGGTGACGATATGACCACAGACCTGATATTTGGTGGAAATTTAACTAAGTGGCAGAAATTTGCGAATACGCTTCGTTTAAAAATTGCGCTTAACGTGCAAAAAAACCTGCCTTCCTTAGCAGCCTCCAATATTCAGGATGTAATGTCAAACGAAGCGCTGTTACCTCAATCAGATGCTGATGACGCCATATTTACTTATGGAACAGCCAGTGGCAGCCAGTCGGCATATTTTAATCATTATGTGCTTAATGAATCTGCAGCCAATGCCGTTAAACAAAGCAGCGGCCCTATTATGAGCGACTATGTATTTACTTATTTCCGCTCATACAATGATCCAAGGCTCGGTGCCTATTTTAACCCGGCACAGGTCCCTATAGCAATAAAAGATACATTGACCAGTACTGCTGATGCCTTTCACTATATTGTTACTTATACCATACCACATCTGGGTACGCCTAAATCTTTATCAGTATTGGCACAATGGAACCTTGGTACGCAAATTTTCCAGGGGTCTTTAAACTATATTACCAATTTCAGTACGTTGCCGGGTCTTACCCAACTCCCTGTTACAACAAATTCAGGTATAAACGTATTAGCTGCCAACCGTCCATTTTACCACAGCACATATGCCGATGTATGTTTTATGAAAGCAGAAGCCAATATGCTGGGTTTTGGCGGAGCCCAATCGGCCCAGGCATATTACACTGCGGGCATAAATGCCAACTTTGCTTTCTGGGGGCTTACCGCGGCACAGGCTACCGCTTATGAAGCCCAAAACGGAATTGCATGGTCTACAGCCGGGCACGGGTTCAACTATCCGCTTGGATTTATAAATACCAGTATCCCGGCAGATAACATGACCAAAATATGGATACAGCAATGGATGAATTCATATGGTGACGGTGCATTTGATGCATGGTGCCTGCAGCGGCGTACACAGAATCTTATATTACCGCCACATACCAATCCTGGTGCGCCTAACCTGCTCCAATCTACTTATGCGGATCTGCCTGACAGGTGGAACTATCCGGTTGCTGAAACCTCGGTTAACCCGGTAGGCGCAGCTGACGGTACAAAAAAGCTGGGAGGAAGTGATTATCCTACCACTGTTTTACAATTTTCCAAAACGTATACGCATACTAACTGGGCAACAGTAGTAGCGTTTTATGACGACTCCTATATACAAAAATGGTATGGCACTACTATCCAACAGGTGCAAGCCGTTCCTAATATCAAATACACTGTATTGTCTCAATATTAATCCTAAACAAAAAATAAAAGAACATGAAACATATATTTAAGTACAGTTGGCTGGTATTGCTGGCATGCATATTGTTCAGCTCCTGCAAAAAGAAAGCAGCTTCTATCAATGATTACTTTCTTAACTATACCATACCTGATGTGCCGCCTACTGTTGATTATCTGGTAGGAAGCGTTTATTACTCCTATTCATCATGGCTTGCTGCTATCAGTTATGTGCCTACTGTGGGTACCTACAACTCTACAGGCGGACTTGTGCCGCCCAATATTATGCAGGCTCATATTGCTGACGCGTTATCCGCCAAAATTGATTATTTTATTTTTACAGTAAGGTCTCCAACGCAGGAAGCAAACAATTATAAAACTGATTCAACCACGGTCACCTCATTTTTGAATGCATCTAATTCGTCGTCAATGCATTTTGCCTTATCCTATACGTTAACCGTAGCTGATTTCGGCATTACTAACTCAGGTAATCCTGATGCAAACGGCATCAACAGGGGGATCCCTATAGAAGCTAATCCGGTTAAACTGGCCGGATTTTATAATGACTTTAAAAGATTGGCCTATTTCATGGGTAAGTCAAACTATCAGAAAGTTAACGGCAAATGGCTGTTGATCATTAACCATGCCCAGGACCTGAACTCTAATATGGACCCGAACAATCCGGGGAGCGATGCCCCCCTTTATGCACAACTCCGCAAAAATCTTAGTGATTTAGGTTTTGATGTGTACATTATTGGTGAACTGAATCAATGGTCTGTCCCCAATAACTATTACTATCGTTTTCAAAATTGTGTCGACGCGGTTTATGAATATAATATGGTTGATAACCAAAATGTGCTTGACAGGTTCTATCTATTTCCCCAGGAATGCGATCAGAATTTTGCCTATTGCAAACAGGAACTTGAATCATGGCCGGCCGGTGGCTTAACCCCAGGCCAAACACAACTTGAGTTTGTGCCTGAAATTCAGGCCGGTTATAACTACCAGATAACTAACGCCAGCTCTGTAAACCTGAGTGTTCCCAGAACTGCCAACGGGAGCTTCTTCCGCACTTATACAAATATTGCCAAGCGTAATGCCTCAAAAAGCCATTTAATTATCATTGATTCTTTTAATGACTTTCAGCACGATACGCAAATTGAGCCTGCGGACTCTTCCACCAATACAAAAAACTTTCCTCCTTACGGAACAAATCTACTGGATATCACCAGGACTGAATTTAAAGTAGGGCAATAATAATCTAACCCCTGCCGAAGAAATTCTGCAGGGGTTAATATCCTATATCATTTACCAACAGGTGATATCTTTTCCTTCTAAATCTATTAATAATGCTAAACTCTAAATCAAAATTGGTATCAGCCAGTTTTATCCGTGCCCTATTGTGCCTATTGTTTTTTGTTTGCTGTTTAGGTATGAAAAATACCCGGGCACAGAACATTTCATCAACAAATGATGGAACAGGGAATTTGAAATATATAGACCCGCGTATTGGTAACGTTGGCCAGCTCTTGCAGCCAACACGCCCAACGGTACAAGTACCCAACCAAATGATCAGGATGTACCCTGAACGTAATGATTACATAGACGACCAGATCTCGAGTTTCCCGCTTACCATCGTATCTCACCGGCTGGGGGAGGTTTTTGCCTTAAAACCCTGGAATAAACCGGTTACAACCAATGCATGGAAGGAAAAACAAACTTTTGATCATGACCTGGAAATAACCCGGCCATGGTATTATTCTACTTATTTAATTGATGATGAAATAACCGTGGAATTTACTGCCGGAAAAAAAACAGGGATATACCGCTTTACCTTTCCGGGAAATAAGCAGGATAAGAACCTGTTGTTCGATCTATATAATAACGGAGCCGGCTCATGGAAATTTATTAACGGTAACAGCATGGAAGGTACAGAAACCTACCACGATGATATTAAAATATATATGTATGGCGAATTTAACACTGATGGCCAACCCGGGACCGCGCTTGATAACGGATTAAATAAGGGAAGCCGGGAGATTGCGGGCAAAGGGGTAAAATCATGGATCACTTTTAGCGGAAATTCACCGGATACTATTTATTTTCGCTATGCCATTTCTTATATCAGCCCTGAACAGGCTCGTGCTAATTTTAAACAGGAAATAGCAGGAAAATCCTTTAACGATATAAAAACTGCCGGAGAAAAAGCATGGGATAAAGCCATTAATAACATCAGGGTTGAAGGTGGTACAGAGGCGCAGCGCCGGTCGTTTTACACAGCCTATTACCGCTGTAATGAACGCATGGTAGATATTACCGAGGATGGCAAATATTATAGTGGCTTTGATAAAAAGATACATGATACCACCAGGCCGTTTTATGTTGACGACTGGACCTGGGATACCTACCTGGCTTTGCACCCTTTGCGGGCTATCGTAAACCCGGCTATGGAACAGGATATGCTGAATTCATATGTAAGCATGTACACCCAGGGAGGCTGGATGCCCACGTTCCCGGTTTTGTTTGGCGATCATGCCTGTATGAATGCTTTCCATTCTACCATAATGATGTTGGATGATTACCGTAAAGGATTAAGAAATTTCGATGTAAATAAGGCCTACGAAGGGATGATGAAAAATGCCACATCGGCTACCATGTTGCCATGGCGCAACGGACCGAAAGGCAGCCTGGAAGATTTTTATTATGCCAAAGGCTATTATCCTGCCTTAAAGGTAGGCGAAACAGAAACAATACCGGAGGTAAACCCGATTGAGCACAGGCAGGCCGTAGCGGTAACCCTTGGCGCCAGTTATGATGATTGGGCATTAAGCCAAATGGCAGGTGAATTGGGGAAGGTTGATGATCAAAAAAAGTTCAGCATAAGGGCAAACAACTATAAAAATCTATGGGATAACAACATGAAAATGTTTATGCCTAAAGATAGTAGTGGCAACTGGATTAAAATTGACCCTAAGTTTGATGGTGGAGAAGGCGGCCGTGATTATTATGATGAAAATAATGGCTGGACCTATCTGTGGCAAGTACAGGAGGATGTACCGGGCCTGATTAACCTGATGGGCGGAAAGAAACAATTTGAAGCCAGGCTTGATCAGCTTTTCCGGGAACCGCTTGGCCGCAGCAAATATGCATTTTGGGCTAAATTCCCGGATGCCACCGGCCTGGTAGGTCAGTATTCACTGGGAAATGAACCCAGCTTCCATATCCCATACCTGTATAACTTTACTAATTCGCCCTGGAAAACACAGAAACGCATCCGTTTCCTGTTAGATGTATGGTTTAAAGACAACATCTTCGGTATTCCGGGTGATGAAGATGGCGGTGGCATGTCTGCCTTCGTCGTGTTTTCCTCCATGGGCTTTTATCCCATAACGCCAGGTTTGCCGGTATATACTATCGGTAGCCCGGTATTTAGTAAGGTAACTATTGATCTGCCCGGTGGAAAACAATTTAGAATGATCGCCAACAACTGCTCTGTTATTAATAAATACATCCAGAGCGCAAAAATGAACGGGCAGCCACTTAACAAACCCTGGTTTACGCATGAACAATTGATAAACGGCGGAACACTGGAATTGGAGATGGGACCGAAACCAAACAAAAGTTGGGGCGTAGAATAATATTATTATTACTTACACCATAGGTGTTCGGAAGATTGTATTTCTGTTTTTAATTCCCTCCCCACGGGAGGGGTGCGGTTGGATGTGAAGTGGCAGGGAGGGGTTTATACACCAAATAAGCTGTTAAATCCCACCCTTCCCCGCCCCAAGGCCGATACTTCTTTTTCCCATCTTCTGAAGACCTATGTTACTTACAAAAAAGAACGTGCCTTATTCAAGGGCACGTTCTTTTGTTAAACAATATATATTTACTTAGTAGGGGCGTTTTTTTATTTTTTACTCGCAATGGTTATTTGATGCGTTGTGTAACCTACTTTTCCATTAAGATCGGCACCTTGTAAAACAATTGTATAAGTTGTTAACGGATCTGCTGCATAAAAAACTGTTTTAGCCTCACCGGCCTTATTGGTTACAATATTAGGTTCCCAATAAATGGTTGAGCGCAGATCTGTAAATCTCGGGTACATATTTTTAACAACATATTTAGGGCTGTAAAATTGAGCGGGTACAGTTATAGGTACCGGCTTATACACAAAAATACCGGTAGACCTGTTGGCATATGGCCCCTGGCCCGATCTGGTGGTTATTTCCAGATAAGCCACATCTTCACCGGCACGTGCCGTAGGCGGGGTAGCTGTACCATCGGGCAAGTTACGTTCATCATATAAGGCAGTGAACCTTGTGCTATAGATCACTTCTATCCCTGTAATATCTTCGGCAGTAAAATATTCAAGTATTTCCTTCTGATAGTAGTAATGATCGTTCGGAATCGAGTTGTCCGATTTTTCATAAAACCTGTCAATATCTATTCCATCAATAGAAAAATGTACCCGCTTATCCTTTAACATAAACGCTAAATTGTTCCCTTTGGCGCCATAGCCTTCATGAAAGCTGTTCACCTTTTGCTCAATAAGTTTTAGTAATGATATTTTGCCGGCTTTTACAATTTCATCCTGTGTAATGGCCTGA
Protein-coding regions in this window:
- a CDS encoding SusD/RagB family nutrient-binding outer membrane lipoprotein, which produces MKKIIYMAGVLLICLSSCTKNFDKLNTNPNTFLSPDFDPVMSYVFKQTTDQMENDNWGYFWEYGHIIDPYAERYLTGDNSRWNTYYINVLGNLRQLKKLYGTNPGFTNRMAIAQIWECYIYYQLVATYGPVPYSQAGATTPVILYDDENTIYTALLTKLKAASTAIVLTGDDMTTDLIFGGNLTKWQKFANTLRLKIALNVQKNLPSLAASNIQDVMSNEALLPQSDADDAIFTYGTASGSQSAYFNHYVLNESAANAVKQSSGPIMSDYVFTYFRSYNDPRLGAYFNPAQVPIAIKDTLTSTADAFHYIVTYTIPHLGTPKSLSVLAQWNLGTQIFQGSLNYITNFSTLPGLTQLPVTTNSGINVLAANRPFYHSTYADVCFMKAEANMLGFGGAQSAQAYYTAGINANFAFWGLTAAQATAYEAQNGIAWSTAGHGFNYPLGFINTSIPADNMTKIWIQQWMNSYGDGAFDAWCLQRRTQNLILPPHTNPGAPNLLQSTYADLPDRWNYPVAETSVNPVGAADGTKKLGGSDYPTTVLQFSKTYTHTNWATVVAFYDDSYIQKWYGTTIQQVQAVPNIKYTVLSQY
- a CDS encoding glycoside hydrolase family 71/99 protein; amino-acid sequence: MKHIFKYSWLVLLACILFSSCKKKAASINDYFLNYTIPDVPPTVDYLVGSVYYSYSSWLAAISYVPTVGTYNSTGGLVPPNIMQAHIADALSAKIDYFIFTVRSPTQEANNYKTDSTTVTSFLNASNSSSMHFALSYTLTVADFGITNSGNPDANGINRGIPIEANPVKLAGFYNDFKRLAYFMGKSNYQKVNGKWLLIINHAQDLNSNMDPNNPGSDAPLYAQLRKNLSDLGFDVYIIGELNQWSVPNNYYYRFQNCVDAVYEYNMVDNQNVLDRFYLFPQECDQNFAYCKQELESWPAGGLTPGQTQLEFVPEIQAGYNYQITNASSVNLSVPRTANGSFFRTYTNIAKRNASKSHLIIIDSFNDFQHDTQIEPADSSTNTKNFPPYGTNLLDITRTEFKVGQ
- a CDS encoding GH92 family glycosyl hydrolase, which produces MKNTRAQNISSTNDGTGNLKYIDPRIGNVGQLLQPTRPTVQVPNQMIRMYPERNDYIDDQISSFPLTIVSHRLGEVFALKPWNKPVTTNAWKEKQTFDHDLEITRPWYYSTYLIDDEITVEFTAGKKTGIYRFTFPGNKQDKNLLFDLYNNGAGSWKFINGNSMEGTETYHDDIKIYMYGEFNTDGQPGTALDNGLNKGSREIAGKGVKSWITFSGNSPDTIYFRYAISYISPEQARANFKQEIAGKSFNDIKTAGEKAWDKAINNIRVEGGTEAQRRSFYTAYYRCNERMVDITEDGKYYSGFDKKIHDTTRPFYVDDWTWDTYLALHPLRAIVNPAMEQDMLNSYVSMYTQGGWMPTFPVLFGDHACMNAFHSTIMMLDDYRKGLRNFDVNKAYEGMMKNATSATMLPWRNGPKGSLEDFYYAKGYYPALKVGETETIPEVNPIEHRQAVAVTLGASYDDWALSQMAGELGKVDDQKKFSIRANNYKNLWDNNMKMFMPKDSSGNWIKIDPKFDGGEGGRDYYDENNGWTYLWQVQEDVPGLINLMGGKKQFEARLDQLFREPLGRSKYAFWAKFPDATGLVGQYSLGNEPSFHIPYLYNFTNSPWKTQKRIRFLLDVWFKDNIFGIPGDEDGGGMSAFVVFSSMGFYPITPGLPVYTIGSPVFSKVTIDLPGGKQFRMIANNCSVINKYIQSAKMNGQPLNKPWFTHEQLINGGTLELEMGPKPNKSWGVE